The following are encoded together in the Theileria orientalis strain Shintoku DNA, chromosome 1, complete genome genome:
- a CDS encoding patatin-family phospholipase, producing the protein MIDKSFISVADHQYDEPLSYESSRSSEFYSDEPDDEHRIKPLPNSIHVERERRKNEQIEDYMSDSKNSDDQFLECESDFESPNRYNNPFVDYDTLVDIYREKKNLERNRNSINGKNDPKGSKSDYTKAEEEISSESQRSGTTKSFFLGSKFRIGNVHRKSESNSKEDQKVKSPSKSKRGEKEVPGVGEEKVDRNSSFTDQMLDVVASEMGSDVNSDIESRIVDYHESKKNVPKYECEEGEEEGMGSQAGESEVYRPEDEVDQLFDRVINGGNDPDFTFMPEALDPYVKMSKKLISRKRKGNQDGNGKKDIADTVINTAMTILGTKENENTTLIGEEAEGACVAEGKSVSEGTQVDPSLVEPTLVETIPPSDTAIEKRIKLEEGREIMDSAHTTPKIDKCGKTKEFEEQFAKTDSDVEKERERARMLFEATKYDETLYRRNTEELSTGLKVLKLREDKKSKKSKHRKSDTRAETETEDERPKKDKKGEEKGSKSTTLKSDKTEEKSEKGEKGDKSDKSSKERKSDKSKKSSWKSNDYDIIFSSLGDSFSSGLIEVDSKPILLSRKGFYTIFMRNSKYPYDSTIDFYLFRVGVKYMLVNEASSQSFNIDDVVDYGNFRIKLSGNINLSPNVTKMALIYSNSERQTLEFSLTPSAFALIDFSDSKPKIMYKMFYSGPLQSIPMPLKFRRSLFLATTLLRNVLFDCILLRVLSLDNSENLGTSVIGALYLLEKKLSEMKKKKVNLTDYFDYICGTGAGALIALCMLKGYSMKDLRSQWNIVVSSLFKWTYSLPSGIIFDYYYIEEFKKNFINILGTDFLCSKPWPHCMVTCTNVRSNPYDLFLFRNYGDSKFGSIYGSSYAPMWLVGWASCALPTYVRGPSNSNLNSIGYNMITKTQLVDGSLVSSSPSLISLQELTSIYNINLRSLVKDNMDLFLSIGTSKSENENASINSSTWQILMNCKNLMYNTQLQHLHVKNLFDEYENKYHRIQLPIYPGCKHGKTSKEAVDAVLTSTIQFISRHDNQRIEQIVNILNQ; encoded by the exons ATGATAGATAAATCTTTTATATCCGTTGCTGATCATCAGTACGATGAGCCACTCAGTTATGAATCGTCAAGGTCATCCGAATTTTACTCGGACGAACCTGACGATGAGCACAGAATAAAGCCGCTCCCGAATTCGATACATGTGGAGAGGGAACGCCGAAAAAACGAACAAATAGAGGACTATATGTCAGATTCAAAGAATTCAGATGATCAATTCCTTGAATGTGAAAGCGATTTTGAGTCGCCAAACAGATATAATAACCCCTTTGTAGATTATGATACATTAGTAGATATATACagagaaaaaaagaatCTTGAAAGAAATAGAAATAGTATAAACGGAAAGAATGATCCTAAGGGAAGTAAGTCAGATTATACGAAGGCGGAAGAAGAAATAAGTTCGGAATCACAAAGATCTGGAACGACAAAATCGTTTTTCCTGGGAAGTAAATTCAGGATAGGCAATGTGCACAGAAAATCTGAGTCGAACAGTAAAGAGGATCAGAAAGTTAAAAGTCCATCGAAGTCGAAGAGAGGTGAGAAGGAGGTCCCAGGAGTaggagaagaaaaggtggaCAGAAACAGTAGCTTTACCGATCAAATGTTGGACGTGGTGGCGTCAGAAATGGGATCTGACGTTAACTCGGATATAGAATCGAGAATTGTAGATTACCACGAATCGAAAAAAAACGTACCAAAGTACGAGTGcgaagaaggtgaagaagaaggaatgGGATCACAGGCAGGTGAAAGTGAAGTGTACAGGCCTGAAGATGAAGTGGATCAGCTGTTTGATAGAGTTATCAACGGAGGAAATGACCCTGATTTTACGTTCATGCCAGAGGCACTAGACCCCTACGTCAAAATGTCAAAAAAACTTATTAGTAGAAAGCGTAAAGGAAACCAAGATGGAAACGGAAAAAAAGATATAGCAGATACAGTTATTAACACAGCAATGACGATACTGGGAACgaaggaaaatgaaaatacgACATTGATCGGGGAGGAGGCAGAAGGAGCTTGCGTAGCAGAAGGAAAATCCGTATCAGAAGGAACGCAGGTGGATCCGTCGTTGGTGGAGCCAACACTGGTGGAAACTATACCACCAAGTGACACGGCTATTGAAAAAAGGATTAAATTGGAAGAAGGTAGGGAAATTATGGATAGCGCACACACTACGCCGAAGATCGATAAATGTGGGAAGACGAAGGAATTTGAGGAGCAG TTCGCGAAGACAGACTCAGACGTCGAGAAGGAGCGAGAGAGAGCAAGAATGCTCTTCGAGGCGACGAAGTACGACGAGACGCTATATCGCAGAAACACGGAGGAGCTATCAACAGGGCTCAaggtgctgaagctgcGAGAAGATAAGAAGTCGAAGAAGTCGAAGCACCGCAAGAGCGATACGAGAGCGGAAACGGAGACTGAAGACGAAAGACCGAAGAAGGACAAGAAGGGGGAGGAAAAGGGAAGTAAGTCCACCACTTTGAAAAGCGATAAGACAGAGGAGAAGTCGGAGAAGGGAGAAAAGGGAGACAAGTCCGACAAGAGCTCGAAGGAGAGGAAGTCGGACAAGAGTAAAAAGTCGTCCTGGAAGTCAAACGACTACGACATTATATTCAGCTCCCTGGGCGACAGTTTCTCCTCAGGTCTTATCGAGGTCGACAGCAAGCCGATACTGTTGTCCAGAAAGGGCTTCTACACGATTTTCATGAGGAACTCGAAGTACCCCTACGACTCCACAATCGACTTCTACCTCTTCAGAGTGGGAGTGAAGTACATGCTGGTGAACGAGGCCTCGAGCCAGAGCTTTAACATCGACGACGTCGTCGACTACGGAAACTTCAGAATTAAGCTCTCAGGCAACATTAACCTGAGTCCGAACGTGACGAAGATGGCGCTAATTTACTCGAATTCGGAGAGGCAGACGCTGGAGTTCTCGCTGACTCCGTCGGCATTCG cACTAATCGATTTTTCAGACTCTAAGCCGAAGATAATGTATAAGATGTTTTACAGTGGACCTCTCCAGTCGATACCAATGCCTCTCAAGTTTAGAAGAAG tttgtttttagCCACCACCTTGTTACGTAACGTCCTCTTCGATTGTATCTT gCTGAGAGTATTGTCACTTGACAACAGTGAAAACCTGGGCACATCGGTGATAGGAGCACTCTACCTGttggagaagaagctgagcgagatgaagaagaaaaaagttAACCTGACAGACTACTTCGACTACATCTGCGGAACGGGAGCAGGAGCGCTTATAGCTCTCTGTATGCTCAAGGGATACTCGATGAAGGACCTGAGGTCGCAGTGGAACATCGTGGTCTCGAGTCTGTTCAAGTGGACGTACTCGCTCCCCTCGGGAATCATATTCGACTACTACTACATAGAGGAGTTCAAGAAAAACTTCATCAACATACTGGGAACGGACTTTTTGTGCTCAAAGCCGTGGCCGCACTGCATGGTGACCTGCACGAATGTAAGGTCAAACCCGTACGacctcttcctcttcagaAACTACGGAGACTCCAAAT TCGGATCAATTTACGGCAGTTCCTACGCTCCAATGTGGTTGGTAGGCTGGGCATCATGCGCTCTGCCGACATACGTGAG GGGACCGAGCAATTCAAACCTGAACTCCATCGGCTACAACATGATCACTAAGACGCAGCTCGTCGACGGATCACTGGTATCCTCGAGTCCAAGCTTGATATCTCTCCAGGAGTTGACGAGCATATACAACATTAACCTGAGATCCCTAGTCAAG GACAACATGGACCTGTTCCTGAGCATTGGTACGAGCAAGTCGGAGAACGAAAACGCGTCAATCAACTCGTCGACATGGCAAATACTCATGAACTGCAAAAACCTCATGTACAACACACAGCTGCAGCACCTGCACGTGAAGAACCTGTTCGACGAGTACGAAAACAAGTACCACAGAATACAGCTGCCAATATACCCGGGCTGTAAGCACGGAAAGACGTCCAAGGAGGCAGTGGACGCAGTGCTGACGTCGACAATACAGTTTATATCACGCCACGACAACCAGCGCATAGAACAAATCGTAAACATACTGAATCAGTAG
- a CDS encoding aconitate hydratase 3, mitochondrial precursor, translated as MFVSLYQNLGVKSRQLFFKQMRSVSSSRSNPFDRVKKTLEGTDKKYFSLRSLNDSRIFELPFSIRVLLEAAVRNCDEFSTTSEDVEKILGWTKNSLNQTEIPFIPSRVLLQDFTGVPTIVDLAAMRDFVAKSGKDPTRINPLVPVDLVIDHSVQVDFSRDAKALNLNQETEMSRNSERFRFLKWGAQTFKNTLIVPPGSGIVHQVNLEFLARCLFDNNGLLYPDSVVGTDSHTTMINGLGVVGWGVGGIEAEATMLGQPISMLLPQVVGFELVGKPNENVFSTDVVLAVTSLLRSGPGVVGKFVEFFGEGVKYLTLADRATIANMAPEYGATVGFFPVDQLTLDYLLQTGRPNSTVELLEKYTKENLLHTATSDVGAIKYSTVVRLDLSTLTPSIAGPKRPQDNIPLHEVKTKYSELLTSKDTKGYGLEKLSNKVKFNYRGNEYELDNGSVVIASITSCTNTSNPSVMLAAGLLAKNAVEHGLSVKPYIKTSLSPGSKTVTRYLELSGLIEPLEKLGFYIAGYGCMTCIGNSGELDPEVTEAIVNNGLVVSSVLSGNRNFEGRVHPHTRANFLASPQLVVAFALAGNVNFDLLKEPLGVSSRTGKPVYFLDLLPSKEEVSKLEAQFVKASLFKEVYHNITQGSESWKKLNSPSSELYLWDPQSTYIQHPPYFKDMELDRLREVKPIKDAHVLLLLGDSITTDHISPAGNIAKNSPAAKFLLDRGVTYKDFNSYGSRRGNDLVMSRGTFANIRINNLLCPGQGPNTVHVPTNQLMSVFDASELYKKDGHPLIVVAGKEYGSGSSRDWAAKGPLLLGVKAILAESFERIHRTNLVGCGILPLEFLSGQNANTLKLKGTEKFTIHLDPKVEPGCLVKVTTDTGLSFDTKCRVDTQIESEYYKHGGILQYVLRSICKS; from the exons atgttCGTTTCACTGTATCAGAATTTGGGAGTAAAAAGTCgacaattattttttaaacaaatgaGAAGTGTGTCCTCTTCAAGGTCAAACCCCTTCGACAGAGTGAAGAAGACTCTGGAGGGGACCGATAAGAAGTATTTCTCCTTGAGGAGTCTGAATGATTCGAGGATCTTCGAGCTACCATTTTCAATCCGCGTTCTCCTGGAGGCAGCAGTAAGGAACTGCGACGAGTTCAG TACGACCAGCGAGGATGTTGAGAAGATACTGGGCTGGACCAAAAACAGTTTAAACCAGACGGAAATACCGTTCATACCATCGAGAGTGTTGTTGCAAGACTTCAC CGGCGTTCCAACGATCGTTGACCTGGCTGCCATGCGCGATTTTGTGGCCAAATCAGGCAAGGATCCGACGCGCATTAACCCCTTGGTGCCAGTCGACCTCGTAATTGACCACTCAGTGCAAGTCGACTTTAGCCGCGACGCCAAGGCGCTAAACCTAAACCAGGAAACGGAAATGAGCAGAAACTCAGAGAGATTTAGGTTCCTAAAATGGGGAGCGCAAACGTTCAAAAATACGCTAATTGTGCCGCCAGGATCAGGAATTGTTCACCAG GTCAACTTGGAGTTCTTGGCAAGGTGTCTGTTCGACAACAATGGACTCCTGTATCCAGATTCAGTGGTGGGAACAGACTCGCACACCACGATGATAAATGGCCTGGGAGTAGTAGGCTGGGGAGTGGGAGGAATAGAGGCGGAAGCGACGATGTTGGGACAGCCGATAAGCATGCTGCTGCCGCAGGTGGTCGGCTTCGAACTCGTAGGGAAGCCGAACGAGAACGTGTTCTCGACGGACGTGGTGCTGGCAGTCACGAGCCTCCTGAGAAGCGGCCCAGGAGTGGTCGGAAAGTTCGTGGAGTTCTTCGGAGAGGGAGTGAAGTACCTGACGCTGGCGGACAGAGCAACCATAGCAAACATGGCGCCGGAGTACGGAGCCACCGTGGGCTTCTTCCCAGTGGACCAGCTGACGCTAGACTACCTGCTGCAAACGGGGCGCCCGAACTCCAcagtggagctgctggagaagtACACGAAGGAGAACCTGCTGCACACGGCGACCAGCGACGTAGGCGCGATCAAGTACAGCACGGTGGTCAGGCTGGACCTCAGCACGCTGACGCCGAGCATTGCGGGCCCGAAGAGGCCGCAGGACAACATCCCACTCCACGAGGTAAAGACGAAATACTCTGAGCTACTGACGAGCAAGGACACCAAGGGGTACGGCCTCGAGAAGCTGAGCAACAAAGTTAAATTCAACTACAGAG GCAACGAGTACGAGTTGGACAATGGGTCAGTGGTAATTGCAAGCATCACCTCGTGCACGAACACGAGTAACCCCTCGGTCATGTTGGCCGCCGGCCTTCTGGCCAAAAATGCGGTAGAACACGGACTGAGCGTAAAGCCGTACATTAAGACGTCGTTGTCGCCCGGATCTAAGACG GTTACTCGATACCTTGAGTTGAGTGGTCTCATTGAGCCCCTGGAAAAATTAGGGTTTTACATAGCGGGCTACGGATGCATGACCTGCATAGGTAACTCCGGAGAGCTCGACCCTGAGGTGACGGAAGCCATCGTGAACAACGGGTTGGTGGTGTCCTCGGTGCTCTCAGGAAACCGGAACTTCGAGGGCAGAGTGCACCCGCACACCAGAGCGAACTTTCTGGCGTCGCCGCAGCTCGTGGTGGCCTTTGCGCTCGCGGGAAACGTCAACTtcgacctgctgaaggagcCGCTGGGCGTGAGCAGCAGGACGGGGAAGCCGGTCTACTTCCTGGACCTGCTGCCCAGCAAGGAGGAGGTCTCGAAGCTCGAGGCGCAGTTCGTGAAGGCGAGCCTGTTCAAGGAGGTCTACCACAACATAACCCAGGGCAGCGAGTCCTGGAAAAAGTTGAACTCGCCGAGCTCGGAGCTGTACCTCTGGGACCCGCAGTCGACGTATATTCAGCACCCGCCCTACTTCAAGGACATGGAGCTGGACAGGTTGAGGGAGGTGAAGCCAATCAAGGACGCCCACGTTCTGCTGTTGCTAG GCGACTCCATAACCACTGACCATATAAGTCCCGCCGGTAACATTGCTAAGAACTCCCCTGCAGCCAAGTTCCTGCTCGACAGGGGTGTTACGTACAAGGACTTTAACTCGTACGGGTCGAGGAGAGGAAACGACTTGGTGATGTCGAGGGGCACCTTCGCAAACATCAGGATAAACAACCTGCTCTGTCCAGGCCAGGGCCCAAACACGGTTCACGTTCCAACGAACCAGCTCATGTCGGTCTTTGACGCCTCTGAGCTTTACAAGAAGGACGGGCACCCCCTGATAGTCGTTGCTGGGAAGGAGTACGGCTCTGGCTCATCAAGGGACTGGGCTGCAAA GGGCCCACTGTTGCTCGGAGTCAAGGCTATTTTGGCCGAGTCTTTTGAAAGAATTCACCGCACCAACCTCGTTGGCTGTGGCATACTACCACTGGAATTTCTGAGCGGTCAGAACGCAAACACTCTGAAGTTGAAAGGCACTGAGAAGTTTACCATTCACCTGGACCCTAAGGTCGAGCCGGGCTGTTTAGTAAAAGTTACAACGGATACCGGCCTATCTTTTGACACCAAGTGCAGAGTGGATACTCAAATCGAG AGTGAATACTATAAGCACGGAGGCATATTGCAGTATGTGCTTAGATCAATTTGTAAGTCATAG
- a CDS encoding 60S ribosomal protein L2/L8, producing MGRVIRSQRKGRGSVFRAHTHKRQGQVKLRRLDYAETHGYIRGVVKDIIHDPGRGAPLAKVVFRNAYKYGLDRELFVAVEGLYTGQFVYFGSNAALSIGNCLPVGKMPEGTVVSCLEEKKGDRGRVAKTSGSYATVISHSDDGKTTRVRLPSGTRKTVSSASRGLVGVVAGGGRIEKPLLKAGVSYHKYKAKRNCWPKVRGVAMNPVEHPHGGGNHQHIGHPSTISRMAPPGQKVGLIAARRTGLLRGSKKKKFNKDT from the coding sequence AGGGTAGAGGATCGGTATTCCGCGCCCATACCCATAAGAGACAGGGCCAAGTTAAGCTTCGTCGCCTCGACTACGCTGAGACTCACGGATACATCAGGGGTGTCGTCAAGGACATCATCCACGACCCGGGCAGGGGTGCGCCGCTCGCCAAGGTGGTGTTCAGGAACGCCTACAAGTACGGCCTCGACAGGGAGCTGTTCGTCGCAGTCGAGGGACTCTACACCGGCCAGTTTGTATACTTTGGAAGCAACGCTGCACTCTCCATCGGAAACTGCCTCCCAGTCGGTAAAATGCCAGAGGGAACAGTCGTGAGCTGCttggaggagaagaagggcGACAGAGGAAGGGTGGCAAAGACCTCAGGAAGCTACGCCACAGTTATCAGTCACTCTGACGACGGGAAAACCACGAGGGTCAGGTTGCCCTCAGGAACAAGGAAGACAGTAAGCTCTGCTTCCAGAGGCTTGGTCGGCGTCGTCGCAGGCGGCGGAAGGATCGAAAAGCCACTCCTGAAGGCCGGCGTATCGTACCACAAGTACAAGGCTAAGAGGAACTGCTGGCCCAAGGTGAGGGGTGTTGCGATGAACCCGGTAGAGCATCCGCACGGAGGTGGTAACCACCAGCACATTGGTCACCCCTCGACCATATCGAGGATGGCTCCGCCAGGTCAGAAGGTCGGTCTTATTGCAGCCAGGAGGACAGGTCTCCTTCGCGGcagcaagaagaagaagttcaaCAAGGATACATAA